A window from Chryseobacterium vaccae encodes these proteins:
- a CDS encoding DUF4280 domain-containing protein: protein MSGSASPHDGKHLVIQKGKAQCNQGDQFPQFKVTSHQKHYWNNEKGQADYLAVTEDDLQFNPSGPSFGRCKLKPSSGGYLPCAYAPAGKWQKTYEKVKVMDKSCVTEVSELMCSTGGKITIMEHGQTAAMTQQNVKKADPQEQHHINPFMNFKEFQKEMQDTEPDAY, encoded by the coding sequence ATGTCCGGATCCGCATCACCACATGACGGAAAACATCTCGTCATACAGAAAGGAAAAGCTCAATGTAATCAGGGCGATCAGTTTCCACAATTTAAAGTAACCTCTCACCAGAAACATTATTGGAATAATGAAAAAGGTCAAGCCGATTATCTGGCCGTAACTGAAGATGATCTTCAGTTCAATCCCTCGGGGCCAAGTTTCGGAAGATGCAAACTGAAACCTTCATCTGGAGGGTATCTTCCCTGCGCTTACGCTCCCGCAGGAAAATGGCAGAAAACCTATGAAAAAGTAAAGGTAATGGACAAAAGCTGCGTTACTGAAGTCTCAGAACTTATGTGCTCCACAGGCGGAAAGATCACCATCATGGAACATGGACAAACCGCAGCGATGACTCAGCAGAATGTAAAAAAAGCAGATCCCCAGGAGCAGCATCATATCAATCCCTTCATGAATTTCAAGGAATTCCAGAAGGAAATGCAGGACACTGAACCAGACGCCTACTAA
- a CDS encoding NADH-quinone oxidoreductase subunit J family protein, whose protein sequence is MDQFLFFLVAFLAVASAVYFVFARNPLYAILSLIVTMFSIAGMYILLNAQFLAIIQIIVYAGAIMVLFLYILMMLNLNKQDESKKNNTLKFVGVFTAGLLLIGVLGVFRGVSDNHIVLENVDKGIGLTKNLGRLLFNEYVLPFELASILILAGIVGAVLIGKKDL, encoded by the coding sequence ATGGATCAGTTTTTATTTTTCTTGGTGGCGTTTTTAGCAGTGGCAAGTGCGGTATATTTCGTGTTTGCAAGAAATCCTCTCTATGCTATTCTGTCATTAATTGTTACGATGTTTTCCATTGCGGGAATGTACATTCTTCTGAATGCACAGTTTCTGGCAATCATTCAGATTATAGTGTACGCCGGTGCCATCATGGTATTATTCCTTTATATCCTGATGATGCTTAACCTTAATAAACAAGACGAAAGTAAGAAGAACAATACTTTAAAATTTGTTGGAGTTTTTACGGCAGGTCTTCTGTTAATTGGAGTTTTAGGTGTATTCAGAGGAGTAAGCGACAACCATATTGTACTTGAAAATGTAGATAAAGGGATTGGTCTTACGAAAAATCTGGGCAGACTTTTGTTTAATGAATATGTTTTACCGTTTGAACTTGCTTCTATCCTGATTTTGGCAGGTATTGTAGGTGCGGTATTAATCGGTAAAAAAGATTTATAA
- the nuoK gene encoding NADH-quinone oxidoreductase subunit NuoK: protein MGEVNTFIQSIPLNYFIILCSVLFCLGVLGVLLRKNAIVILGCVELMLNSVNLLLAAFSAYKGNGDGQLLVFFIMVVAAAEVAVGLAIIAMLYRNTRSVDVSIFNKLRG from the coding sequence ATGGGAGAAGTAAATACATTTATACAAAGCATCCCTCTGAATTATTTCATCATTCTTTGTTCAGTATTATTCTGTCTGGGAGTGCTTGGAGTACTTTTGAGAAAAAATGCTATTGTTATTTTGGGCTGTGTAGAGCTTATGCTGAATTCTGTAAACCTTTTATTGGCTGCTTTTTCAGCGTATAAAGGAAACGGAGACGGACAGCTTTTAGTTTTCTTCATTATGGTAGTGGCTGCCGCAGAAGTTGCGGTAGGTCTTGCAATTATTGCTATGCTGTATAGAAATACCCGTTCTGTAGATGTAAGTATATTTAATAAATTAAGAGGATAA
- a CDS encoding NADH-quinone oxidoreductase subunit N, with protein sequence MSVLIIVFLTAVVALFSGVFEQGKFARYIGILGLIIALYVSFMPECAFFEKYRHMYEYTANTALFTKISIVTTLLLFFLGGFAFSNHRSHQSELYALMLFALVGGIVLFGYQNLVTMFLGVEILSIPLYVMAGANKTDLRSNEASIKYFLMGAFATGFLLFGIAFIYGSTGSFDLYKIHEFGIANTTNVMFILGVLLILCALAFKVALAPFHMWSPDVYVGAPSLITAFMASVVKISGFFALFRLMTIGFAGVTQDWINVLGVFLIITLLLANVMGLAQTNAKRMLAYSSVSHAGYIGLVFFGMTSLSTYNLAFYLFAYSLSTVGVFMCLIWVEKLKRETSFGAFKGLAKTEPLLATAAAISMLSMAGVPLTAGFMGKFALFSQAMNSKHGVFLVLVAVLGSALSIAYYLRMIIAMFFFKESTFKSSEKVTVTYNIVAVFVIVSIILLGVFPDLFAKQFGL encoded by the coding sequence ATGAGTGTTTTAATTATTGTTTTCCTAACGGCAGTTGTTGCGTTATTTTCGGGAGTTTTTGAACAGGGAAAATTCGCAAGATACATTGGGATTTTGGGATTGATCATCGCATTGTACGTAAGTTTCATGCCAGAATGTGCTTTCTTCGAAAAGTACAGACATATGTATGAATATACGGCTAATACAGCTTTGTTCACTAAAATATCAATTGTAACCACCTTATTGTTATTCTTTCTCGGAGGTTTTGCATTCAGCAACCACAGAAGCCACCAGTCGGAATTATATGCCCTGATGCTTTTTGCATTAGTTGGAGGAATTGTTCTTTTCGGATACCAGAACTTAGTAACCATGTTCTTAGGTGTTGAAATTCTTTCTATCCCATTATATGTAATGGCCGGAGCCAACAAAACTGATTTAAGATCCAACGAAGCTTCAATTAAGTATTTCTTAATGGGTGCATTCGCAACAGGTTTTTTACTGTTCGGTATTGCATTCATCTACGGAAGTACCGGAAGTTTTGATTTATATAAGATCCATGAATTTGGAATAGCTAATACAACCAATGTTATGTTCATCCTAGGGGTATTGCTTATCCTTTGCGCACTGGCATTCAAAGTAGCATTAGCCCCTTTCCATATGTGGAGCCCTGACGTATATGTAGGTGCCCCTTCCCTGATTACAGCCTTTATGGCGAGTGTGGTGAAAATCTCCGGATTCTTTGCTCTGTTCAGATTAATGACGATTGGTTTTGCAGGAGTTACCCAGGACTGGATCAATGTATTGGGGGTATTCTTAATCATCACTTTACTTTTGGCCAACGTTATGGGTCTTGCACAAACGAACGCAAAAAGAATGCTTGCTTACTCTTCTGTTTCCCATGCAGGATATATCGGATTGGTATTCTTCGGTATGACAAGCCTTTCTACTTATAACTTAGCATTTTATTTATTTGCTTATTCACTATCTACAGTAGGAGTTTTCATGTGCCTGATCTGGGTAGAAAAACTGAAAAGAGAAACTTCATTCGGAGCATTCAAGGGTCTTGCTAAAACTGAGCCTTTACTGGCAACAGCAGCAGCAATCTCTATGCTTTCAATGGCCGGAGTTCCTTTAACTGCAGGTTTCATGGGTAAATTTGCTTTATTCTCCCAGGCGATGAATTCAAAGCACGGAGTTTTCTTAGTGTTGGTAGCTGTTTTGGGGTCCGCCCTTTCCATTGCTTACTATTTAAGAATGATCATTGCGATGTTCTTCTTTAAAGAATCAACATTCAAGTCTTCAGAAAAAGTAACAGTTACTTATAATATTGTAGCGGTATTCGTTATTGTATCCATTATCCTTCTGGGAGTTTTCCCGGATCTGTTTGCAAAGCAGTTTGGATTATAA
- the nuoL gene encoding NADH-quinone oxidoreductase subunit L has protein sequence MENLVYAIVLLPLLGFLINGLFGKNLPKIVVGSLATAMVFGSFCIAVSLFMNFNSESQPVIVRAFEWFRVNGVQINFGFQIDQLSLMMVMIITGIGSLIHLYSIGYMSHDKGFYKFFTYLNLFIFSMLLLVMGSNYLILFIGWEGVGLCSYLLIGFWYTNEEYGKAARKAFIMNRIGDLALLIGIFMIASQTNAVDYLTVAQNSSKFELDGTVIIFITASLFIGATGKSAQVPLYTWLPDAMAGPTPVSALIHAATMVTAGIYLVVRSNFLFTLAPTVQGGILFIGFLTAALAGFYALRQNDIKKVLAYSTVSQLGFMFIALGLGAYTTAMFHVMTHAFFKALLFLGAGSVIHAMSNEQDMRFMGGLKKYIPLTHATFLIGTLAISGFPLLSGMISKDEILVAAFAKNPMYWVLLFILAAITATYMFRLYYLTFHGEFRGTEEQKHHLHESPSNMTLPLIVLAILSVLGGFINLPHFIGHGHYAKLMEWLKPVLTEQSFKQMEATLSGVPFNTEMILLAATVLMFFSVWFIVRNTYVKKKKMALAEESYTGWEKLSAKKLYVDELYNALIVKTVEGLGRGGKMFDKGILDRFVDFVGEGAEDSGKAMKRIQNGNVETYILIMSLAVGIILIVNFILQ, from the coding sequence ATGGAAAATTTAGTGTATGCAATAGTACTTTTACCACTTTTAGGGTTTCTTATTAACGGTTTATTCGGGAAAAATCTTCCAAAAATAGTGGTGGGTTCTTTGGCAACAGCCATGGTTTTCGGATCATTCTGTATTGCTGTAAGTCTTTTCATGAATTTCAATTCTGAAAGCCAGCCGGTAATCGTAAGAGCTTTTGAATGGTTCAGAGTAAACGGGGTTCAGATTAATTTCGGATTCCAGATCGACCAGCTTTCTTTAATGATGGTCATGATCATCACAGGTATCGGTTCCCTGATCCACTTATACTCTATCGGATATATGAGCCACGATAAAGGATTCTATAAGTTCTTTACTTATCTGAATCTTTTCATCTTCTCGATGTTACTTTTGGTAATGGGAAGCAACTACCTTATTCTTTTCATTGGATGGGAAGGTGTAGGTCTTTGTTCTTATCTACTGATCGGATTCTGGTATACCAACGAGGAATACGGTAAAGCGGCAAGAAAAGCTTTCATCATGAACAGAATTGGTGACCTTGCGTTACTGATCGGTATTTTTATGATTGCTTCTCAGACGAATGCTGTAGATTATCTTACGGTAGCTCAGAACTCTTCAAAATTTGAATTGGACGGAACAGTAATTATCTTTATTACAGCGAGTTTATTCATCGGTGCAACCGGTAAATCGGCTCAGGTTCCTTTATATACATGGTTACCGGATGCGATGGCCGGACCAACTCCTGTTTCCGCGTTAATCCACGCAGCAACCATGGTTACGGCAGGTATCTATTTAGTAGTAAGATCTAATTTCTTATTTACTTTAGCACCTACAGTACAGGGAGGAATTTTATTCATCGGATTCTTAACGGCTGCTTTAGCCGGATTCTATGCGCTACGTCAGAACGACATCAAAAAAGTATTAGCTTACTCTACCGTTTCACAGCTTGGATTTATGTTCATCGCTTTAGGTCTTGGAGCTTATACCACAGCGATGTTCCACGTAATGACTCACGCATTCTTTAAAGCTTTATTGTTCTTAGGAGCAGGTTCTGTGATCCATGCGATGAGCAACGAACAGGATATGCGTTTCATGGGAGGTCTAAAAAAATACATTCCTCTTACTCACGCTACTTTCCTTATCGGAACATTAGCCATTTCAGGTTTCCCTTTATTATCAGGGATGATCTCCAAAGACGAAATTTTAGTCGCTGCTTTCGCTAAAAACCCAATGTATTGGGTACTCTTATTTATTTTAGCAGCAATAACAGCAACCTATATGTTCAGACTGTACTATCTGACTTTCCATGGAGAATTCAGAGGTACTGAAGAGCAGAAGCACCACTTACATGAAAGCCCGTCTAATATGACATTACCATTGATCGTATTGGCTATCCTTTCTGTACTTGGAGGTTTCATTAACCTTCCACACTTCATCGGTCACGGACATTATGCCAAGCTGATGGAATGGCTTAAACCGGTTCTTACCGAGCAAAGCTTCAAGCAGATGGAAGCTACTCTTTCCGGAGTACCTTTCAATACTGAAATGATCTTATTAGCAGCAACAGTACTAATGTTCTTCTCCGTATGGTTTATCGTAAGAAACACCTACGTGAAAAAGAAAAAAATGGCTCTTGCAGAAGAAAGCTATACCGGATGGGAAAAGCTTTCTGCTAAAAAACTATATGTAGACGAACTTTACAATGCATTGATTGTAAAAACTGTTGAAGGATTAGGACGCGGAGGAAAGATGTTTGATAAAGGGATCTTAGACCGTTTTGTAGACTTCGTAGGCGAAGGCGCTGAAGACAGCGGAAAAGCAATGAAGCGCATCCAGAACGGAAATGTAGAGACTTATATCCTTATCATGTCTTTAGCTGTGGGAATTATACTGATTGTTAACTTTATATTACAATAA
- a CDS encoding complex I subunit 4 family protein produces the protein MSGLLLTLLLLPLVGSGLVFAWKNNSSKYLALGIALIQMLVTFYIISDFDFNPTVDSVLQHEINYPWSQFIKSTLHFGIDGMSMLLLLLTNILAPIIILSSFNENVNYRNTFYGLILLMQFGLVGVFTSLDGLLFYIFWEVTLIPIWFIAGLWGQENKRFEFTTKFFVYTFVGSLFMLAGLIYVYNHSASFELTDLYNAQLNETQQTVVFWFIFFAFAVKLPVFPFHTWQPDTYTYSPTQGSMLLSGIMLKMAVYGVMRYLLPITPLPIAGISGQIVIILAIVGIVHGALIAIIQTDMKRIIAYSSFSHVGLMVAGIFASAVITLRGTFNIEGAEGALVQTFAHGINVVGLFYCCDILYKRFKSRDIRQMGGLAKVAPKFAVLFLIIILGSMGVPLTNGFIGEFILLKAVYDFNGLAAVIAGLTIILCAVYLLRFYGKAMFGEGDEAVLSTAKDLSGVEFSVLASLAVFVILLGIYPQPVIDMVGSSVKFIYTAMAN, from the coding sequence ATGTCTGGTTTATTATTAACATTATTACTATTACCTCTTGTAGGTTCGGGATTAGTTTTTGCCTGGAAGAATAATTCCAGCAAATATTTGGCGCTGGGAATTGCATTGATCCAGATGCTTGTAACATTCTACATTATTTCGGATTTCGATTTTAATCCAACCGTAGACAGTGTATTGCAGCATGAAATCAATTACCCGTGGTCTCAATTCATAAAAAGCACTCTGCATTTCGGAATTGACGGAATGAGCATGCTGCTTTTATTATTGACGAACATTTTAGCGCCAATCATTATTTTATCATCTTTCAATGAAAATGTAAACTACAGAAATACATTCTACGGTCTGATTCTGTTAATGCAGTTTGGTCTTGTAGGAGTGTTCACTTCTTTAGACGGACTATTGTTCTACATTTTCTGGGAGGTAACCTTAATTCCGATCTGGTTCATTGCCGGACTTTGGGGTCAGGAAAATAAAAGATTTGAATTCACTACGAAATTCTTCGTTTATACATTCGTTGGTTCATTATTCATGCTGGCAGGATTGATCTATGTGTACAACCACTCTGCATCATTCGAACTTACAGACCTGTATAATGCTCAGCTTAACGAAACACAGCAGACGGTGGTATTCTGGTTCATTTTCTTTGCCTTCGCAGTGAAATTACCGGTATTCCCTTTCCATACCTGGCAGCCTGATACCTATACCTACTCTCCTACTCAGGGATCGATGTTGTTATCAGGGATCATGCTTAAGATGGCGGTGTACGGAGTAATGCGTTATTTACTTCCAATCACTCCACTTCCAATTGCAGGGATCTCAGGACAGATTGTAATCATCCTTGCTATTGTGGGAATTGTTCACGGTGCACTTATCGCGATCATCCAGACCGATATGAAGAGAATTATTGCTTATTCTTCTTTCTCTCACGTTGGATTAATGGTAGCGGGAATCTTCGCTTCAGCAGTGATTACTTTAAGAGGAACATTCAATATTGAAGGTGCTGAAGGTGCTTTGGTTCAGACTTTTGCTCACGGTATCAACGTAGTAGGATTGTTTTACTGTTGTGATATTTTATATAAGAGATTTAAGTCAAGAGATATCAGACAAATGGGAGGCTTAGCAAAAGTAGCTCCAAAATTTGCCGTGTTATTCCTGATCATTATCCTGGGATCAATGGGAGTTCCGTTGACCAATGGATTCATCGGAGAATTTATCCTGTTAAAAGCAGTATATGATTTCAACGGATTGGCAGCAGTGATTGCTGGTCTTACGATAATTCTTTGTGCGGTATACCTGTTGAGATTCTACGGAAAAGCCATGTTCGGTGAAGGTGATGAAGCAGTTCTAAGCACAGCAAAAGATCTTTCCGGTGTAGAATTCTCTGTATTGGCAAGTTTAGCGGTTTTCGTGATCCTATTGGGTATTTATCCACAGCCGGTGATCGATATGGTAGGCAGTTCGGTGAAGTTTATCTACACAGCGATGGCTAACTAA